The Rhipicephalus sanguineus isolate Rsan-2018 chromosome 7, BIME_Rsan_1.4, whole genome shotgun sequence genome includes a window with the following:
- the LOC119399368 gene encoding gastrula zinc finger protein XlCGF8.2DB-like: MESHLRKHADKLLYQCHLCPAEFTQRRTLKYHIRTHTGERPFSCDHCSAAFFRKANLTQHLYTHTGERPFSCDHCNKSFSQKATLKHHLRLHTGERPFSCDYCSATFVKKTHLTNHLRTHTGERPYSCDHCDASFSQRTSLTEHLRIHTGERPFSCDHCSATFIKKSNLTSHLRTHTGERPYSCDHCDASFSQKTTLTQHLRVHSGEHPFSCDHCSATFIKKSNLTNHLRTHTGERPYSCDYCNASFSHKTSLMQHLNTHTGERPFSC, translated from the coding sequence ATGGAAAGCCACCTTCGCAAACATGCGGACAAGCTCCTCTACCAGTGCCACTTATGTCCTGCTGAGTTCACTCAGAGACGCACCTTAAAGTACCACAtacgcacccacacaggagagcgtcccttttcctgtgatcACTGTAGTGCAGCTTTTTTCCGGAAGGCTAACCTCACACAGCACTTGtacacccacacaggagagcgacccTTTTCCTGTGATCACTGCAATAAATCCTTTTCACAAAAGGCCACCCTGAAACACCACTTGCGCCTCCACACTGgagaacgtcccttttcctgtgactaCTGCAGTGCAACCTTTGTGAAGAAGACCCACCTAACGAACCacttgcgcacccacacaggtGAGCGTCCCTACTCCTGTGACCACTGCGATGCATCCTTTTCGCAGAGGACTTCCCTGACAGAGCACTTGCGCAtacacacaggagagcgtcccttttcctgtgaccactgcagtgCAACGTTTATAAAGAAGAGCAACCTCACGAGCCacttgcgcacccacacaggagagcgtccctactCCTGTGACCACTGCGATGCATCCTTTTCGCAGAAGACTACCCTGACACAGCACTTGCGCGTACACTCAGGAGAGcatcccttttcctgtgaccactgcagtgCAACGTTTATAAAGAAGAGCAACCTCACGAACCACttgcgcactcacacaggagagcgtccctactCCTGTGActactgcaatgcatccttttcacacAAGACCAGCCTCATGCAGCATCTTAACACCCACACAGGGGAGCGTCCCTTCTCCTGTTAG